The sequence CGAGATCTCTAAAATAAAAGGTGAAGCCGGATTACCGGAAGATACTATCCACTTCAAATTCACGGGAACAGCCGGACAAAGTTTTGGTGCATTCAATACCAACGGCGTGATGCTGGAACTGGAAGGGGATGCAAATGATTATTTCGGTAAAGGATTGAGCGGTGCCAAGCTGATTGTGTATCCCTCCCTAAAAGCCGGCTTTGTTCCGGAAGACAATATCATCATCGGTAACGTGGCCTTTTATGGAGCAACATCCGGGTTATCTTTTATCAGGGGAAAGGCGGGAGAACGTTTCGCTGTGCGGAACTCGGGCGCCACGGCTGTTGTAGAAGGTGTGGGTGACCATGGTTGTGAATACATGACCGGTGGCAAAGTGGTGATCCTCGGAGACACCGGCCGCAACTTCGCAGCAGGTATGAGTGGTGGAATTGCCTATGTATATGATGTGAAAGGCCAGTTCCATATCAACTGTAATACCGAAATGGTTGACCTTGATCCGGTGAGCGATGGGGATATCAAGGAACTGAAAGAGATGATCCAGCAACATTACACCTATACCGGTAGTACTGTGGCGCAGTTCATCCTAAAAGATTTCGATAACCAATTGCGGAACTTCATAAAAGTGTTCCCGAAAGATTATAAGAAGGTGTTGCAGGAGAAAGCGAAGGGTGCGGAGGTGAATAAGTGAATGGTGAATGGTGAATGGTGAATAACCAAAGTGCAGTGCCGTTTACCATTCTCCGTTAACCAACTAATTAATAAATAAAACTCGATTTTACATATGGGTAAGCCAACCGGATTTATGGAATTTACAAGGGAGTTGCCTGGCAAGCGACCAGTAGCTGAGCGGTTGAATGATTATGATGAATTCATCAACCGTTACAGCGACCAGCAACTGAATAACCAGGCTGCGCGTTGCATGGATTGCGGCATTCCTTTTTGTCATAATGGATGTCCCTTAGGTAATGTGATCCCTGAATTCAACGATGCGGTATACCGCAAGAATTGGGAAGAAGCCTACGATATATTAAGTTCTACCAATAATTTCCCCGAATTTACCGGGAGGATATGTCCGGCACCCTGCGAAACTGCCTGTGTACTTGGCATCAACCAGCCAGCTATCACTATTGAAGAGATCGAGAAACATATCATCGAGATCGCCTTCGATAAAGGACTGGTAAAAGCCCGTAAGCCGCATATGCGCTCGGGCAAGAAAGTTGCCGTGATCGGATCGGGTCCAGCAGGACTTGCTGCTGCAGCGCAACTGAATTATGCCGGCCACCAGGTGACAGTATTTGAAAGGGATGAGAAACCCGGCGGATTACTTCGCTATGGTATTCCGGATTTCAAGCTGGAGAAATGGGTGATCGACAGAAGGATCACTTTACTGGAAGAAGAAGGTATTGTGTTCAAATGCCACGCCAATGTAGGTGTGAATGTGCGTGTGAACGACCTATTGCGTGAATACCAGGCAATCGTGCTTGCTGGTGGTTCCACTGTTCCGCGTAACCTCGATATCCCGGGCCGGGAGTTAAAGGGTGTACATTTTGCGATGGACTTCCTGAAGCAGCAGAACAAACGCAATTATGTGGGCGATCCGCTGGCCCACGCCGATATAGAAAGTAATATCCTCAGTGAAGAAGTGCTGGCCACCAAAAAACATGTGGTGGTGATTGGTGGCGGTGATACCGGCAGTGACTGCGTAGGCACCTCCAACCGTCATGGTGCCTTGTCGGTAACCCAGTTTGAATTATTACCCAAGCCGCCTGAAAGCCGCACCCCCGCAATGCCCTGGCCAACCTACCCAATGGTATTAAAGACCTCTACTTCACATGAAGAAGGTTGTGAGCGCCAATGGGCAGTGGCTACTAAATCTTTTATCGGTGATGAAAATGGCCACCTGAAAGCGTTGAAGATCGTGAACCTGGAGTGGACGAGCAGTGCAGATGGTCGCCCGGCGCAGTTTAAAGAGGTGGAAGGCAGTGAGCGTGAGATCCCCTGTGAGCTTGCCTTGCTGGCTATGGGCTTTGTATATCCTCAAAGGGTCGGATTACTGGAAGAACTGGACGTTGAACTGGATGAAAGGGGCAATGTACGGGCCACTGAAAAGGCCTACCAGACAAATATTCCCAAGATTTTCACGGCCGGGGATATGCGGCGGGGCCAAAGCCTCGTGGTATGGGCGATCAGCGAGGGCCGCGAATGCGCCCGTAAGGTAGACCAGTTCCTGATGGGGCAGTCGGTCCTAGAAACAAAGGACGCCATGTTGTCTTTAATAAGCTAACAAATTATATTTTTTAACTATATTATGTAAAAAGCAGCTTCGGCTGCTTTTTTTATTTTGGGGGGGATTTTAATGAATTCTGCAGGAAACACCTGATTAGAAAAACTAATACAGATAATTCTACCTTGAATTTGTTAAAAAAGTGGCTTGAACATTAACATATATGTATTTAACAACCAATTACTTGTGGTTTTCCCAGAAAAAATTGATTTTTTTTGGAGTAAATCATGGTAAAACCAAAAGACATTATTAATATTATGTTTTTACATATGTGAATATTTACGACGTAGTTGTACTGGTTTTATGGTTATTTTAGTGAAACGATTTCAAATTCTGATTTTTTATAATGTTCACTAAAAACAAATCGAAATGAGTAAACTGACAACCAAACAGGTTGCCCCCTTCCTGGTTCTGGCAGGCGTAGCAATTGCATCATTGTTCATTCCTTCACTGCCTAACTTCGACGATGGCGGCAAATTGTACAGTGCGGCAGACATAGCCTGGATTGTAGTGGCTACTGCACTTGTATTCCTGATGACCCCTGGACTGGCTTTCTTCTACGGAGGCATGGTTCATCGTAAGAATGTAATCTCCACCATGATCAAGAGTGTAGTTGCAGCTGGAGTGGTAAGCATTCTTTGGATTGTGGTAGGCTTTAGCCTTTGTTTTGGTGATTCCATCGGTGGTTTCATCGGCAACCCGGGCACATTTGCTTTCTTTAAAGGCGTAACATCTGGCGCTCCCTGGAGCCTCGCACCAACTATCCCGCTGGGACTCTTCGCGCTGTTCCAACTGATGTTCGCGATCATTACCCCGGGACTTGTTGTGGGTGCTGTTGCGGAAAGGATCCGTTTCACTGCTTACATCCTGTTCATTGCCTTATTCAGCTTACTGGTGTACGCCCCAATCGCACACTGGACATGGCATCCTGAAGGATTCCTGTTTAAAATGGGTGTTCTCGATTTCGCTGGTGGTACTGTAGTACACATCTCTGCCGGTTGTGCCGCCCTTGCCGGTGCCCTGGTTTTGAAACGCAGGCAAGTTCACCTGGACCATAAAGAAATCCCACCTGCCAATATTCCTTATGTTTTGATCGGTACCGGTTTGCTATGGTTCGGCTGGTTCGGTTTCAACGCCGGTTCTGCCCTGGGTGCAAACGCGCTGGCTGTAGGTGCTTTCGCAACTACCAACACAGCCGCTGCTGCTGCTGGTCTGAGCTGGATGTTCTTTGATGTACTTCGTGGTAAAAAACCTTCCGTACTTGGTTTCTGTATCGGTGCTGTTGTTGGTCTCGTTGCCATTACACCAGCCGCCGGTTTCGTAGCCATCCCACAAAGTATCTTCATCGGTACAACCGCTGCGATCATTTCCAATATGGCGGTTTACTACAAACAAAAATCATCACTGGATGATACCCTCGATGTATTCCCTTGCCACGGTATTGGTGGTATGGTGGGTATGTTAATGACAGGTATTTTCGCCACCAAATCTGTAAATGGTGCCGGTGCTGACGGCCTGTTCTATGGCAATGCAGCTTTCTTCTTTACACAAGTGAAAGCCCTGGCCATTGTAGTAGGATATAGTTTCATCGTTTCCTTCGCTATTTTCAAATTCATCAACTTCATCTTACCACTTCGGGTAACTGTTGAAGAAGAAGAAATGGGTCTTGATGAGTCTCAGCACAATGAGAAATATACCCAGGGAACTTTGATCCTTTCCAAGAATGGTAAAATGGCTGAAGAAGAAATGCCAGTAGGTACTTTCTAAATAAAAAAATGTCCCTTAATGAAATAGAAAAAGGTACAGCTGATTGACAAACTTCTGACACAAGTTTATCGCCGTACCCTTTCCCTTAACACTTAAAATGTATTACAATGTTACAAAAAATATTTGCAACTGGTATTGCTATTGGCCTATCAGTCTCGGGATTCGCGCAGTCACCTGATACATCCGCTGTGATTGCGTCTGCCACAACCCCTGAAACCACAACTGCCGCTCCAACCCCTCCTGAAGAAAAGAAACCCTTCCTTACTATTTCAGGTTCCGCGGACGTCTATTACAGGGTTGATTTCAGCAAACAGGCCGCTAACAACCGTACCAGTTTTACAGGCACCCACAACAACTTTTCCATCGGAATGGCCAGCGTAAAGCTGGAACATAAGGGTGAAAAAGTGAGCATGGTGGCTGACCTTGGATTTGGTCCGCGTGCCAAGGAGTTCGCTTACACCGACGAGGGTATCACCCAGGCGATCAAACAATTGTACATCAGTTATTCACCTGCCGACTGGATTAAATTCACAGCAGGAACCTGGGCCACCCATGTTGGTTATGAACTGGTTGATCCGCAACTGAACCGCAACTACAGCATGTCTTACATGTTCACCAATGGTCCGTTCACGCACACTGGTATTAAAGCGGAACTGACTAAAGGTAAAAGTGGCTTCATGATCGGCGTGGCCAATGCAACCGATTACCGCATCTCACCTGATGGCTACATCAATAAAAAGTTCATTATCGCGCAGTACAGCCTCGCAGCAAGTGACAACGTTAAATTCTACCTGAACTATGTTGGTGGACAAAATCCGGATACTTCAAAAATGAACCAGTTTGACCTCGTAGCTACTGCCAAAGTGAGCGACAAATTCAACATCGGTTTTAATGGTACGATTAATTCTACCAAAGTATGGGATGGCGAGAAAAACATGGATGCAAAATCATGGAGTGGTGCTGCGCTTTACCTGAACGTTGACCCCAAACCATGGTTTGGCCTTTCCCTTCGTACTGAATATTTCAGCGATAAAAACCAGTTCAAGATTTCCACTGGAACCGAAAATGGTGCAAGTGTTTTCGCAACAACTCTGTCTGCTAATTTCAGGACAGGTGGATTCATCTTTATTCCGGAATTCCGAATGGATAGCGCCAGTGAAGAAATCTTCATCGATAAAGATGGTAATGGGAAAAAAGGTGCGGGTAGTTTCTTACTCGCCGCAATTTATAGCTTCTAAGATTTAGGACTAACAGCTGTTTCACATATGGCAAGCAATCGTTGAGCGTCCCCTGTTTCTACAGGGGACTTTTTTTCTTACATACCTTTTACCAGTAATTAATTCAGGAACATTTCATCAACCAGCAATAAATGCTGGTCTTTTTTGATCTTTAGCGGTTTCGCAATGATCTTTAGGTAAGATACTGTATGTGGCTTGAATGCCCCTTCCACCATTTTCAAGGATGGCTTCTCGCCTTTTGCAGGAAGTGGGGGCTTAATGGTCAATAACAGCTTCGCCTGCTGCGCATTTTCTCCGCCCCATACTTCTACCAGAGCGGGTGGATAAATACCGGTCTCCTGTTCAAGCATATAATGAAGGCCGACAGAACTTACCGTAACGGGTTTGTAAAATATAGACACCAGCACCATGTCATTATCCCTTGCACCGGCCCAGTAGTTGGCCCATGCCGGATTATTTGCGCCGATCACACCCAGCTTTTTATTAAAAAAAGTATTGGCGCCTTCTGCCTTGTGTACGGGGTTTAACGGAAATACTATTTGTACGCTATCTGGTATAAAGGAGTTTTTCAGGAAATCAAAAGTGGCAACATCACTGGAATACCAACCTTCCTTAAATGCCTTTGCTTTCACTGTCGTATTCTTATTGATCACCGTGTTGCCATCAAATACCGGTGAACGGATACTATCAGGTTCAGTACCGTCTGTCGTAAACCTGATCTGCACCCCCTTAATGGGATGGCGCAATTGAACAGACATATCCTGGTTAAAAACCATCAATGCATTTTTTACCTGTGGGGGGTTAAGTTTGAGCGGGTCTTTCCCTTCATCCTTAAATCCTTCAATGAAACTGATGTCCTTATGTCCCCGCCTCAATTGTTCCACCTCAGGCGAAGTAATGCCGGTGTTCCAGATAGAGATGGTCTTAATATTCTTAAGTTTTGCAATTTTACTACTCATGCCCGCGTAGGACAGTTTAGTTCCTGACACTGAGAGCGTATGCAGGTACTTCAAAGGGATAAGTGCATCCAGGGCCTTGTCGGTGATTTCCGTGAAATTCAGGTCCAGCCTGCGCAGGTTTTCAAACTGGCTGAGGGTATTAAGGTCTTCGTCCTTCACCGGCATCTTGTTCAGGCTCAGGGATACTACCTGTTTTCTGATAGGATCCAGTTCCTTTAATTGCTGTGCCGAAAATGTGCTCTTGTTGTATATATTCACATCCAATGCGGGCGATTCCCTGGCAATGGGTGAAATGCTCCGATCAAATGTATTCAGCTTTGCAATCGTCTTTGCATCCGCCGCCGAAAAATCAAATTGTTCCGCGACCTCTTCAGGTTGTAAAACTGCTGTGGCCAGCAGGCGTAATGAATCGTCTTCACTGCGATCTGTAACTTTCTGGTGAAAATCCGCATTCTCTTTGATCCACAATGCCAGCAGACTGATTTCTTCATTCGTCAGCTGTGGCTTGCCCGCCGGTGGCATGTGCTTTTTTTCATCCAGTGACAGGTGCACCCTTTCCAATAGTAAACTGATCTCCGGATCACCCGGCACAAATAATTTACCGGACTTTCCACCTTTAAGCAAGGATAAGGAATCCGTTAATGCCAGTTGCCCTTTTAGCTTATTGGCATTATGGCAACCAGCGCATTTCCTCGCTAATATCGGCTGGATGACATGATCAAATACGATCGCCTGCTCAATGGGCACCACAGGTGCTTTCTGATTGGCAATAATGGGCTCCAGTATAAAGTCTTCCCCATGCGATAAGGCAGCACCATAATGGCCGGTAAGGAGGAGTGCAGGAAACATCACAACTGCGCTTACCCACGCTGCCGTACGTGTGAACCACCGCTTATTGCCGGCCCAGTATATAACAGAAGCAATAAAAAATATACAAACGCCGGTCCACTTATGCCATACCAAAGTATCACCGGCATAGCCCTCTTCCCTTGAAAGGAATAATCCCATGATAACAGTGATGCCCGACAGCAAAGCTCCGCCCAGCAAGAATCCGCGCGCCAGTTTATGATTTGGATTTGAAGTGCCGGCACCTGGACCGGACCGAAATAATTCCATACCTAACGCCAGGATGACCAGCACGATCGGGAAATGCAGCAGCATAGGATGCATCCTTCCCACTGGTTGTAACCAATAGGGTAACACCAGTTTATTGTCGAATAGCAGCAGGAATGCGATGAAAAAGTTAAGGACGATCAATAACTGTTCCGCATACAACTTTACTTTCTGGTTCATTGAAGATGAGTCCTTGTTAACTAATAATATCCTTCACCACTTTTCCCGAAATATCGGTGAGCCTGTAGCGTCGTCCCAGGTGTTTGAAAATAAGTTTTTCGTGATCCAGCCCTAACCGGTTCAACACTGTGGCCTGGAAATCGTGCACATGTACCGGATCCTTAATGATATTATAGCCCAGTTCATCTGTTTCACCATACACGATACCAGGCTTTACGCCACCGCCTGCCATCCAGATACTGAAACAACGCGGATGATGATCTCGTCCGTAATTGTCTTTTGTGAGTGTTCCCTGGGTATAACTTGTGCGGCCAAACTCACCACCCCAAATCACCAGTGTTTCATCCAGCAGGCCACGCTGCTTAAGGTCCATCACCAATGCTGCAGAGGCCTGGTCCACATCTTTTGCCTGCTTCGCAATTTCAAATGGAAGGTTGCCATGCTGGTCCCATCCCTGGTGGTATAACTGCACAAAGCGTACCCCGCTTTCTGATAATTTCCTTGCCAGCAAACAGTTGGCGGCAAAGGTTCCGGGCACCAGGCAATCCGGTCCGTATAATTTTACAATGTCATCCGGCTCTTTCGAAAGGTCCATCACTTCAGGCACAGCCGTTTGCATGCGGTAGGCCATTTCATATTGTTTGATCCGCGTGGCAATTTCCGGATCACCAAACTCTTCATAAGACTGCTCATTCAATGCAGCAATATTATCCAGCATGTCGCGGCGTTCCTTCCTGTTCATACCCTCCTGGTCGCGCAGGTACAATACCGGGTCTTCGCCTTTACTGAACTGCACGCCCTGGTGTACCGAATCAAGGAAGCCATTGGACCATAATTTAGAATAGACACCCTGGCCATTTCCAACGCCACGGGATAGCAATACGGTAAAAGCAGGAAGGTTTTTATTTTCATTGCCCAATCCGTAACTGAGCCATGCACCCATACTCGGCCTGTTGCCCTGCTGCGATCCGGTTTGCAGGAAAGTCAATGCAGG comes from Flavihumibacter fluvii and encodes:
- a CDS encoding outer membrane beta-barrel protein, yielding MLQKIFATGIAIGLSVSGFAQSPDTSAVIASATTPETTTAAPTPPEEKKPFLTISGSADVYYRVDFSKQAANNRTSFTGTHNNFSIGMASVKLEHKGEKVSMVADLGFGPRAKEFAYTDEGITQAIKQLYISYSPADWIKFTAGTWATHVGYELVDPQLNRNYSMSYMFTNGPFTHTGIKAELTKGKSGFMIGVANATDYRISPDGYINKKFIIAQYSLAASDNVKFYLNYVGGQNPDTSKMNQFDLVATAKVSDKFNIGFNGTINSTKVWDGEKNMDAKSWSGAALYLNVDPKPWFGLSLRTEYFSDKNQFKISTGTENGASVFATTLSANFRTGGFIFIPEFRMDSASEEIFIDKDGNGKKGAGSFLLAAIYSF
- a CDS encoding c-type cytochrome domain-containing protein, whose protein sequence is MNQKVKLYAEQLLIVLNFFIAFLLLFDNKLVLPYWLQPVGRMHPMLLHFPIVLVILALGMELFRSGPGAGTSNPNHKLARGFLLGGALLSGITVIMGLFLSREEGYAGDTLVWHKWTGVCIFFIASVIYWAGNKRWFTRTAAWVSAVVMFPALLLTGHYGAALSHGEDFILEPIIANQKAPVVPIEQAIVFDHVIQPILARKCAGCHNANKLKGQLALTDSLSLLKGGKSGKLFVPGDPEISLLLERVHLSLDEKKHMPPAGKPQLTNEEISLLALWIKENADFHQKVTDRSEDDSLRLLATAVLQPEEVAEQFDFSAADAKTIAKLNTFDRSISPIARESPALDVNIYNKSTFSAQQLKELDPIRKQVVSLSLNKMPVKDEDLNTLSQFENLRRLDLNFTEITDKALDALIPLKYLHTLSVSGTKLSYAGMSSKIAKLKNIKTISIWNTGITSPEVEQLRRGHKDISFIEGFKDEGKDPLKLNPPQVKNALMVFNQDMSVQLRHPIKGVQIRFTTDGTEPDSIRSPVFDGNTVINKNTTVKAKAFKEGWYSSDVATFDFLKNSFIPDSVQIVFPLNPVHKAEGANTFFNKKLGVIGANNPAWANYWAGARDNDMVLVSIFYKPVTVSSVGLHYMLEQETGIYPPALVEVWGGENAQQAKLLLTIKPPLPAKGEKPSLKMVEGAFKPHTVSYLKIIAKPLKIKKDQHLLLVDEMFLN
- a CDS encoding glutamate synthase subunit beta, which encodes MGKPTGFMEFTRELPGKRPVAERLNDYDEFINRYSDQQLNNQAARCMDCGIPFCHNGCPLGNVIPEFNDAVYRKNWEEAYDILSSTNNFPEFTGRICPAPCETACVLGINQPAITIEEIEKHIIEIAFDKGLVKARKPHMRSGKKVAVIGSGPAGLAAAAQLNYAGHQVTVFERDEKPGGLLRYGIPDFKLEKWVIDRRITLLEEEGIVFKCHANVGVNVRVNDLLREYQAIVLAGGSTVPRNLDIPGRELKGVHFAMDFLKQQNKRNYVGDPLAHADIESNILSEEVLATKKHVVVIGGGDTGSDCVGTSNRHGALSVTQFELLPKPPESRTPAMPWPTYPMVLKTSTSHEEGCERQWAVATKSFIGDENGHLKALKIVNLEWTSSADGRPAQFKEVEGSEREIPCELALLAMGFVYPQRVGLLEELDVELDERGNVRATEKAYQTNIPKIFTAGDMRRGQSLVVWAISEGRECARKVDQFLMGQSVLETKDAMLSLIS
- a CDS encoding DUF1501 domain-containing protein, giving the protein MDKEILEHGFSWNRRRFLSTMGMGIGSMALGSLLMPDLFSTGGMGDGLAPGIPHFAPKAKRVIYLFQNGAPSQQELFDYKPKLREMNGKEIPPSVRGTQRLTGMTADQSSFPLVGSFVDFKQYGHSRAWISDLLPYTAKIVDELCIIRSMYTEAINHDPALTFLQTGSQQGNRPSMGAWLSYGLGNENKNLPAFTVLLSRGVGNGQGVYSKLWSNGFLDSVHQGVQFSKGEDPVLYLRDQEGMNRKERRDMLDNIAALNEQSYEEFGDPEIATRIKQYEMAYRMQTAVPEVMDLSKEPDDIVKLYGPDCLVPGTFAANCLLARKLSESGVRFVQLYHQGWDQHGNLPFEIAKQAKDVDQASAALVMDLKQRGLLDETLVIWGGEFGRTSYTQGTLTKDNYGRDHHPRCFSIWMAGGGVKPGIVYGETDELGYNIIKDPVHVHDFQATVLNRLGLDHEKLIFKHLGRRYRLTDISGKVVKDIIS
- a CDS encoding ammonium transporter; its protein translation is MSKLTTKQVAPFLVLAGVAIASLFIPSLPNFDDGGKLYSAADIAWIVVATALVFLMTPGLAFFYGGMVHRKNVISTMIKSVVAAGVVSILWIVVGFSLCFGDSIGGFIGNPGTFAFFKGVTSGAPWSLAPTIPLGLFALFQLMFAIITPGLVVGAVAERIRFTAYILFIALFSLLVYAPIAHWTWHPEGFLFKMGVLDFAGGTVVHISAGCAALAGALVLKRRQVHLDHKEIPPANIPYVLIGTGLLWFGWFGFNAGSALGANALAVGAFATTNTAAAAAGLSWMFFDVLRGKKPSVLGFCIGAVVGLVAITPAAGFVAIPQSIFIGTTAAIISNMAVYYKQKSSLDDTLDVFPCHGIGGMVGMLMTGIFATKSVNGAGADGLFYGNAAFFFTQVKALAIVVGYSFIVSFAIFKFINFILPLRVTVEEEEMGLDESQHNEKYTQGTLILSKNGKMAEEEMPVGTF